CATTTTCCAGGAGCGTTTTGCTACGGAAGATGGAAGAGCGAATCTTGCAGTTTGTGATTTCAGAGGACCTGCAGAGGTTCAATCAAAAGAGTATCCTTTATGGCTGACAACAGGACGTGTAGTATTCCACTATCTATCAGGCAACCAGACACGTCGCGTCGACTTCCTGATGGAACAATGCCCTGAGCCATTCGTAGAGATGCACCCGGAACTGGCAAGCCAGTACCAGGTCGAAAACGGTGAAAGAGTGAAATTGACAACACCGCGAGGCGATATGATCGCTCCGGTTAAAATAACAAAAGCAATCCGCAAAGACACAATGTTCGTCCCTTACCACTGGGGCAAAAAGCTGGCAGTCAACCAATTGACCAGCCCGGCACTGGATCCATTCTCAAGGATGCCTGAATTTAAAGTCTGTGCTGTAAAGCTTGAAAAACTGACTAAATAGGAGGAACGGCCATTATGAATAAAATAATGTATCTTGAATTTGAGCGCTGTATAGGATGCCGTGCCTGCCAGGCAGCCTGCCGTGAGTGTGGGGACCATGATGCTAAGGAACGGAACTATGTAGAATATGTAGACTTCACTGAATCTCGCCAGACATTCCCGATGCTGTGCATGCAATGTAAAGACCCTGCATGTGCGCGCGTCTGCCCGGCAAACGCCATCCAAATCACGGACGAAGGTGTCGTGTTGTCAGCGATGGAAGAAAAATGTATCGGCTGCCGCAACTGTACATTCGGCTGCCCATTCGGTATCCCGAAATTCGATTTCGAAACGAACAAAATGTACAAATGCGATATGTGCTATGACAGAACTCGTCATGATATCGCGCCAATGTGTGCATCTGTTTGCCCGAGTGATGCAATCCGTTTCATCGATTTCGATGAAATGCAGCAATTGCGCAGAAAACGTACCCAAATGAACCTCGTAGAAGGCAAAAAGCCTCAAGAGGGCAACAAATGGGATTACGTACCTGAATTCTTCGGAGTTTACACCGATTCACAGTCATAATTTAATGGAGCCGGCCAGAAAAGAGCGCTAAGTTCATTAGGGCCGGCTTTGTTTTTAGGTTGATTTTCAGGATATTGGCGAAAATCTGATTTTATTGGCGGTTTTCACAAGTTTATTGGCGAAAATCTGATTTTATTGGCGAAGTTCACAACTTTATTGGCGAAAATAAAAATATATTGGCGAACTGGAAATTTTCCGCGATTTTTTCCAGCAAGGGTTTCAACTAATAATAGATAAGGTAGGGAATAATAACCCATCCTAAAAAAGAGGTGCTTAACATGTTAAAAGGAAATGTGCTGGCGGTAACGAGCGGAAAGGGCGGAGTTGGCAAGTCTTCACTATCAGTGAATCTGGCGCTCGCGCTGCAAAAGCTTGGCAAGTCAGTCGCAATCATCGACCTTGATATATACGGATTTAGCGTACCGAAAATACTTAATATAGATGCAAAACCAAAAACGTTCAACGGAAAAATCATTCCGGTTGAGGCGCACGGCATTAAAGTAATGTCAATGGGCTTCCTTGTAAAGGACAATGAGCCAATCGTCTGGCGTGGCCCGATGCTGGGAAAAATGATTCAGCATTTTACCGAAGATGTGCTATGGGGAGAAATGGATTACTTCATTCTCGATATGCCCCCTGGGACGGGAGATGTGGCTCTTGATATGCATCTGATGATTCCGCAGAGCAAGGAAATCGTCGTAACCACACCGCATAAGGCTGCTTCATTCGTTGCTGAACGCGCTGGGTCAATGGCGATCAAGAGCAAGCATGAAGTCATTGGCGTGGTGGAGAATATGTCTTATTTCAAGCCTGAAGACAGCGACCAGAAGTATTACATTTTTGGAAAAGGCGGCGGTGAGGAGCTTGCAGCACAGCTTGGTACGGAATTGCTGGGGCAGCTGCCGATCCAGGAAGCGGATGAGAATAGTGAGACACCTGCGATTGCGGAGGAAAACACCCCGCTATTCAATGAATATCTAAACCTGGCAGAAAAAATCGATGCTAAGTTTTAGCTCTAGGAACAGGAGGATTTGGCTATGAGTGATGATAAAAAGCAGACACATCATGAAGATGATAAAGATATGATCAAGCTGATTGATAATCTGAACAGGAAAGACGATGTCCATTTGAATAGAAGGGCGTTTCTGAAAGCTTCGTTTGGTGCTACAGTCGCCATCGGACTTGCAACGACTCCATTCGGGATCTTCACATTCCTGCGCGATGAAAACGGTGAAGTGAAGCGTGTGGAAATCACAGATATCGATGATCTGGCGATTGGGGAATCCAGGAACTTCAACTACCCGACGAAGAATGAACCAGCCATTTTGGTGAGGACACCGGAGGACAAATTTGTCGCGTACAATAATAAATGTACTCACCTTCAATGCCCAGTCTTTTATGAGCATAAGGAAAATGTCTTGCTGTGCCCATGCCACAAAGGTTATTTCAATGTAGACAGCGGCCAGCCGATGGCAGGACCGCCGCAGCGCGAGCTTCCGAAAATCCTCCTTGAAATCAAAGATGGCAAGGTGTTTGCAGTGGGGAGGGAAGTAAGGCATGGATAAAAAACGAATTGCTTTTTTCTCGATTTTCCTGTTCCTTGCAATTAACGTGTTCTCACTATCCAATGCCATCGAAGGCTATTATGGACATGAGGATGAGCGTGTGTATGGTGCGGTGATTGTCGCGCTGATTTCTACTCTGCTGGCAACAACGGCCTTCTTCATCTGGAGGAAGGCCGAGTATAAAAAGTAAGCTGCTGGCGATGATAAAAGGAGAGCTCCTTTCTTAATGGAAGTTTGTTCAAACATTAAAATTGGAGTAGAAAGGGAGGTATGAACGTGGTTTCCCATTCTTTTTTTCATCACGACAGCAAAAAAGAATCAATCGAGGAAGTACTTGAAAATACCGTTGAGATTGAAGAAGATTTGATGCGTACGTACTTAATAACGGCTGAACGAGTCCACGACGATCCTGAGCTGAAGGAACGCCTAGAAAACTTCGCGGAAGGAAATGCGAAACGGACAAAGCAGCTGATTGATGAATTGAATAAAGACAAATAAAGAAGCAGCGGATTTGTCCGCTGCTTTTCTTTAGGTATGAGTGAATTGGCGCTTCATCTTTTTAGCTGAACTGATTAGTCGGGATAACCCTAATATTTTCCCCTTCGAACTTCCTTTCCCCGAAAAGGGTGATCAAGGTGCAGCTGGTGATTCGAAACGGACCTTCAGCGATTTCATACTCAGCAAGCAGGCCGGAACCAAGTTCTTCGCCGTCTGGATTTAAAGCCTGCACGTTCTGACCTTCTAGTGTCCTTAGTTTGGCTTTCATTAAGAATACCTTCCACTCTTGCCAATTCTTGATCAAATACGCCTTCTCACCGTTCTCCAGATAGCCTAGCTGGCAGCCTCTTTCATCGATGGCGGCTTCGTTTCCAAAGCTGAGCTCCATGATAATATCCCTTAAAAATTGAAATTCATCGAGGTCAAGATAAGGGTCAATGTGGAATTCAACCTCATTTCCGTTTTCCTTGATGGAAGCGAGCGTTTTGTTGTTCATCATGACAGATTTGTTTTTTATATGTTGTGATTTCAAGTGTTCCAGGGGAGCGCCCATTAGTTTCAGAGTAAGCATAACAATCTCCTTTTTCGGTCGTAATGTTACCTTCATTATAATGATTTTGCCCTATCTGCGGTGTGACAAACTTCATTACTTCCCCATAAAACCTAGTTTTAGTTCGAAAGATATAGGTAGAGGCATTTTTCGACAAAAACTGGCAAAAAACTGGTTCATTTATTAAAAAGATTACAAATTTTGCAGTGCTTGTAGCAAAACTGAAAGCTGGCTGAAATCTTGAATGAAAAATAGTTTGATAGAATACAATGATAAGGTTTGAGGGCAAGCCGCAATAGGGAAAAAGAACAGTTAGCTAATACAAATTTTTAATGCCTGAAGGAGTCCGAAGGCTCTTTTTTTGAATTGATTATTATGAGAAGTCGGAGGAAAGTCATGACATTTGAAGAGCAATTAATCAAAAAGTCGTATTTTGAAACTTATATGGAATCAGGAAACAGGACACATCCTGTTCATGTTCTCGGGGAGCTTTACCTTGAAGAGCAAAAGAATGATATGCCAGATTTGTCGTATATCCGTTTTGCTCAGGGAGAGGTTTATTTTCACAATAAAGATTTTGAAGCGGCGATTTTTAAGTGGGAGAACATTACAAATGAATTCGAGCCATGGGCGAAAAAGAACATGGGTGATGCCTTCCTTGAACTTGGTTTGCTTACTTCCGCGGAGGAGCTGTACCTGTCGATTGAAACAGAGAGCAATGTGCTTAAAATCGAGAGTGGCCTTCAGCTTTTATCTCTCTACATAGAGCAGGGAAAGCTTGAAAAAGCGGTTGCTGTCATCAAGAAGTCAGTGTCACTTGATCCAGATTATCCTGGCGTAACGGAGATTGCCCGCGCTTTCTTTGAAGAGCACCAGGACTGGGATAATGCAGTCGAGCTGGCAGTCAATGAAGGGGTTCGCACCGGTTCGCCTAAGTGGTTCGACGTTTTGAATCAATATGTAGAACAGGGGCATACCGCTCAGTTCGCACCAGATTATTTTAACGAAGCATTATCTGTTCTTTTCCAGGTGGACAGAGGCCGGTTTGAACAGTTGGCAGTATCCCTGTGGGAAAGCTATAAGGGTCAAAGTTCATACATGACATGGCTAAGGGAATTCAACCAATTATTCAGCGGGATGGACGGAAATAGAAAAGATGGATGGACCCATCTGTCAGCGGTCTATCAGGACACATATTTCGAGTTGATTAACGGCGATCGATTAATCAAGGAAATTTCACCGTTGATCCCTGAATTGCTTACCAATTGGCTGAAAATCACAAGTCCTGTCAACAGTCTTGTATCGGCATCATCCATTATTGCGTGGAATGAGGTATTTCCAGGGACCATCACCTCGTCCGCGATTCACGATGCCGAAAATCTAGTGCTCAATTCGCGCGAGTACCATGATGGATATGAGGATAGCATGCAGCTGTTCAAGACGATCATTGAATGGGCTGGAAATCATGAGATAGAGGTCGGCAACCGGATTAAGTGGATGGTCCAGGAGTTGCAGGAATCCAATGTTCATAATCTGTTGATCGCTGGTATAACTGGCAATGGGAAGTCCTCATTCGTCAATACCATTGTTGGGGAAGAGTTGATCACCGCACCAACTGCTGCTGTCATCCGTTTCAAGAATGAAGAGAATCCGGAAATCCAAGAAATTACCGATACAGACGTCCGCCGGATCACGGATATAGAGGATTTCAAGGAAGCGGCAGGAGTTCGCCGCCAGACTCATAAGAATGAAACAATCATTGATTTCAAGGCAGAGTTCCCATTCTTGAGGGAACACGAATTAGCATTGATTGATACTCCAGGGATAAACAGTAATAACTATGACAAGCATCCGTTGTACAATTACTTGAGATTTGCTGATGGTCTGCTTTTCGTGCTCAATGCGAATGATCCTTTTACGGAAAAAGAAAAGGAAATCCTCTCGAAAATTTCAGAGTACTTCCCGGATCTGCCTATACATTTCTTGTTGAATAAAATAGATGTGATATACAGTCAGCAGGAGGCAATTGATGTTTTTGACCAGACATTGGCTGAAATCAGTCAATACTATCCTGATTCGAAAATGTTTGCTTTCTCATCTAACTATGATAAGGGTAAGCAACTGAGGGATTTCTCTGATTTCATACAAACTAATAGAAGCACAGTCGACTTCGAGCAAGAGCGTACCGCAAAACTGCAATTCTTCGTCAGAAGGGCGATCACGTATTTGCTCGATAAACGAATTGAAATTGAGAATAACCATACTGAATCAATCAGCTGGAACGAGGAAATGGTGAGCAAGCTTAATGGCGCGATCAACCAGCTGGGAGATATTGAAGAAGAGA
This window of the Mesobacillus jeotgali genome carries:
- a CDS encoding Mrp/NBP35 family ATP-binding protein, whose protein sequence is MLKGNVLAVTSGKGGVGKSSLSVNLALALQKLGKSVAIIDLDIYGFSVPKILNIDAKPKTFNGKIIPVEAHGIKVMSMGFLVKDNEPIVWRGPMLGKMIQHFTEDVLWGEMDYFILDMPPGTGDVALDMHLMIPQSKEIVVTTPHKAASFVAERAGSMAIKSKHEVIGVVENMSYFKPEDSDQKYYIFGKGGGEELAAQLGTELLGQLPIQEADENSETPAIAEENTPLFNEYLNLAEKIDAKF
- a CDS encoding 4Fe-4S dicluster domain-containing protein codes for the protein MNKIMYLEFERCIGCRACQAACRECGDHDAKERNYVEYVDFTESRQTFPMLCMQCKDPACARVCPANAIQITDEGVVLSAMEEKCIGCRNCTFGCPFGIPKFDFETNKMYKCDMCYDRTRHDIAPMCASVCPSDAIRFIDFDEMQQLRRKRTQMNLVEGKKPQEGNKWDYVPEFFGVYTDSQS
- a CDS encoding dynamin family protein, giving the protein MTFEEQLIKKSYFETYMESGNRTHPVHVLGELYLEEQKNDMPDLSYIRFAQGEVYFHNKDFEAAIFKWENITNEFEPWAKKNMGDAFLELGLLTSAEELYLSIETESNVLKIESGLQLLSLYIEQGKLEKAVAVIKKSVSLDPDYPGVTEIARAFFEEHQDWDNAVELAVNEGVRTGSPKWFDVLNQYVEQGHTAQFAPDYFNEALSVLFQVDRGRFEQLAVSLWESYKGQSSYMTWLREFNQLFSGMDGNRKDGWTHLSAVYQDTYFELINGDRLIKEISPLIPELLTNWLKITSPVNSLVSASSIIAWNEVFPGTITSSAIHDAENLVLNSREYHDGYEDSMQLFKTIIEWAGNHEIEVGNRIKWMVQELQESNVHNLLIAGITGNGKSSFVNTIVGEELITAPTAAVIRFKNEENPEIQEITDTDVRRITDIEDFKEAAGVRRQTHKNETIIDFKAEFPFLREHELALIDTPGINSNNYDKHPLYNYLRFADGLLFVLNANDPFTEKEKEILSKISEYFPDLPIHFLLNKIDVIYSQQEAIDVFDQTLAEISQYYPDSKMFAFSSNYDKGKQLRDFSDFIQTNRSTVDFEQERTAKLQFFVRRAITYLLDKRIEIENNHTESISWNEEMVSKLNGAINQLGDIEEEKSSSIQKSYRKIKDETRAEIIEKIPELLRGCSELVTEDSDFGNIHAEMDEEMNKRIQEYLDGTVLPKFHKDLRGWIQHSKDEFDQSQNYLNEMAEGFNSMYGDERISLDCDFRVLDDWRRDADRMTNGVHYEKVNIMNRSTPQQFFLKSAGKLLGVLPQNNAMLYNRYKTYLETEDYYEIGVTIAKRFLQQFEIFEKSIERDVNLFFKNPFNVLEVAVEEAKSEIEYGKNELEKMRINPELYRDPLTLYEVKLRQYEWMTAAGRG
- a CDS encoding QcrA and Rieske domain-containing protein; this translates as MSDDKKQTHHEDDKDMIKLIDNLNRKDDVHLNRRAFLKASFGATVAIGLATTPFGIFTFLRDENGEVKRVEITDIDDLAIGESRNFNYPTKNEPAILVRTPEDKFVAYNNKCTHLQCPVFYEHKENVLLCPCHKGYFNVDSGQPMAGPPQRELPKILLEIKDGKVFAVGREVRHG